The Bemisia tabaci chromosome 8, PGI_BMITA_v3 genome has a segment encoding these proteins:
- the LOC109032578 gene encoding cuticle protein 7-like — MVFKFCILAALATVASCGYASSSAYVKAAPSHGHAPATSYGSYGHGAESYGHESHHDAYPSYKFEYSVHDPHTHDVKAQAESRDGHYVKGFYSLYEADGSKRVVHYADNGHGFEATIHKEGGQHPISAPVNYSPVYRAATVYGKHV, encoded by the exons ATGGTCTTCAAG TTCTGCATCTTGGCTGCCCTTGCAACCGTGGCTAGCTGCGGTTACGCTAGCTCCTCAGCATACGTGAAGGCAGCTCCATCACATGGACATGCACCGGCGACATCTTACGGAAGTTACGGCCACGGTGCGGAGTCTTACGGCCACGAGTCGCACCACGACGCGTACCCCAGCTACAAATTCGAGTACAGCGTCCACGATCCTCATACCCATGACGTGAAGGCACAAGCTGAGTCCCGAGACGGTCACTACGTCAAGGGCTTCTACTCCCTTTACGAGGCTGACGGCAGCAAGCGAGTCGTCCATTACGCTGACAACGGACACGGCTTCGAGGCTACCATCCACAAGGAGGGTGGTCAACACCCCATCTCCGCCCCCGTCAACTACTCGCCTGTCTACCGCGCTGCTACAGTCTACGGAAAGCATGTCTAA